In Porphyromonas cangingivalis, a genomic segment contains:
- the rplW gene encoding 50S ribosomal protein L23, translating into MGILIKPIITEKQTKVTEGMPNRYGFRVVRDANKFQIKNAVEEMYGVKVVSVNTMNYDGKRSMRYTKGGIISGKKPAFKKAIVTLADDQTIDFFSNI; encoded by the coding sequence ATGGGAATATTGATTAAACCTATCATTACAGAGAAGCAGACAAAGGTTACCGAAGGTATGCCTAATCGTTATGGCTTCCGCGTAGTTCGTGATGCGAACAAGTTTCAGATTAAGAATGCCGTTGAGGAAATGTATGGTGTGAAGGTCGTCAGTGTCAATACAATGAACTATGACGGTAAGAGATCAATGCGCTATACTAAGGGTGGTATCATCTCAGGAAAGAAGCCGGCTTTCAAGAAAGCTATTGTCACTCTTGCTGATGATCAAACAA
- the rplD gene encoding 50S ribosomal protein L4, producing the protein MEVNVLNISGAETGRKIQLPETIFGIEPNDHAIYLDVKQYRANLRQGTHSTKGRSQISGSTRKLFRQKGTGGARRGDIKSPLMHGGGTVFGPQPRSYAEKVNKKVKRLARLSALSYKAKNNEIIVVEDFSFAAPKTKEFAQVLNNLKVADKRSLFALNNADKSVYLSARNIQGVSMMQVDLLNTYKIVESKYLVITESALARLAELLNA; encoded by the coding sequence ATGGAAGTAAACGTACTTAATATTAGCGGTGCAGAGACCGGCCGTAAGATACAGCTCCCTGAAACCATCTTTGGGATAGAGCCTAACGATCACGCTATTTATCTTGATGTAAAGCAGTACAGAGCGAATTTGCGCCAAGGTACTCACAGCACAAAGGGTAGAAGTCAGATCTCCGGTAGTACTCGCAAGCTCTTCCGTCAGAAGGGTACAGGTGGTGCTCGTCGTGGTGACATCAAGTCTCCTTTGATGCACGGTGGTGGTACTGTCTTCGGTCCACAACCTCGCTCTTATGCAGAGAAGGTAAACAAGAAGGTGAAGAGACTTGCTCGTCTCTCAGCTTTGAGCTATAAGGCAAAGAATAACGAAATCATCGTTGTTGAAGATTTCTCTTTTGCTGCTCCAAAGACAAAGGAGTTTGCACAGGTCCTTAACAACCTCAAGGTGGCTGACAAGCGTTCGCTCTTCGCTTTGAATAATGCCGACAAATCCGTATATTTGTCTGCTCGTAACATACAAGGCGTTAGCATGATGCAAGTAGATCTACTCAACACTTACAAGATTGTTGAGTCGAAATATCTTGTCATCACTGAAAGCGCGCTTGCAAGACTTGCTGAATTGTTGAACGCATAA
- the rplC gene encoding 50S ribosomal protein L3 has product MPGLLGKKIGMTSVFSAEGKNIPCTVIEVGPCVVTQVKTIETDGYAALQLGFQDKKEKHTTNPLKGHFAKAAVTPKRHLAEFKFFETEYKLGDVLNVEFLADTQYVDVIGTSKGKGFQGVVKRHGFGGVGQTTHGQHNRLRAPGSIGACSYPAKVFKGTRMAGQTGNKRVTVQNLEVIKVMPEHNLLLIKGSVPGAKGSILRIEK; this is encoded by the coding sequence ATGCCAGGATTATTAGGAAAAAAAATCGGAATGACATCCGTTTTCAGTGCCGAGGGTAAGAATATACCATGCACTGTTATCGAAGTAGGTCCTTGTGTAGTTACGCAGGTGAAGACGATCGAAACTGATGGTTATGCTGCACTTCAACTTGGTTTCCAAGACAAGAAGGAGAAGCATACTACCAATCCATTGAAGGGTCACTTCGCAAAGGCTGCTGTAACTCCAAAGAGACACTTGGCCGAGTTCAAGTTCTTTGAGACTGAGTACAAGTTAGGTGATGTGCTCAATGTGGAATTCCTTGCTGATACCCAGTATGTCGATGTGATCGGCACTTCTAAGGGTAAGGGATTCCAAGGTGTTGTGAAGCGTCATGGCTTCGGTGGTGTCGGCCAGACAACACACGGTCAGCACAACCGTCTACGTGCTCCGGGTTCAATCGGTGCTTGCTCTTACCCTGCAAAGGTGTTCAAGGGTACACGTATGGCCGGACAGACCGGTAACAAGCGTGTCACTGTGCAAAACCTCGAAGTGATCAAGGTGATGCCTGAACACAACCTTCTTCTCATCAAGGGTTCTGTGCCAGGTGCTAAAGGTTCAATCTTAAGAATAGAAAAGTAA
- the rpsJ gene encoding 30S ribosomal protein S10 gives MNQVIRIKIKSYDHSLVDKSADKIVKAVSPTGVKVCGPIPLPTHKRIFTVNRSTFVNKKSREQFELSTYKRLIDIANATPATVDALARLELPSGVEIEIKTDI, from the coding sequence ATGAATCAAGTAATAAGAATCAAAATCAAGTCATACGACCACAGCTTAGTAGACAAGTCTGCAGATAAGATTGTAAAGGCTGTGAGCCCAACAGGTGTTAAGGTTTGCGGTCCTATTCCTCTTCCTACTCACAAGAGAATCTTCACTGTGAACCGTTCGACTTTCGTGAACAAGAAGTCTCGTGAGCAGTTTGAACTCTCTACTTACAAGAGACTTATCGATATCGCAAATGCTACGCCTGCTACTGTCGATGCTTTGGCTCGTCTCGAACTTCCAAGTGGGGTAGAGATCGAAATCAAGACTGATATCTAA
- the fusA gene encoding elongation factor G, which produces MANNLHLELTRNIGIMAHIDAGKTTTSERILFYTGLTHKIGEVHDGAATMDWMEQEQERGITITSAATTTFWKYDNNNFKINLIDTPGHVDFTVEVERSLRILDGAVAAFCAVGGVEPQSETVWRQADKYKVPRIGYVNKMDRSGANFFEVVRQVREILGANPCPIQIPVGAEETFQGVVDLVTMKACLWLDETMGADYVIKDIPAELQAEAEEWRDKMLETLAEVDETLMEKYFEDPSTITEDEIRAAIRKGTLNMDINPMLCGSSFKNKGVQSLLNAVCAYLPSPFDNPVIEGTDPADPEVILTRKVEHDEPLCALAFKIATDPYVGRLCFFRVYSGHLDAGSYVYNSRSGKKERISRLFQMHSNKQNPKDSIETGDIGAGVGFKDIRTGDTLCDEAHPITLESMDFPDPVIGIAVEPKTQKDLDRLGMGLAKLAEEDPTFTVQTNEDTGQTVISGMGELHLEIIIDRLKREFKVECNQGRPQVSYKEAITAPVELRETYKKQTGGRGKFADMIVRVEPADADFEGELQFVDEVKGGNIPKEFIPSIQKGFTRAMKNGVLAGYPLDKLKVTVIDGSYHPVDSDQLSYEICAIQAFKSASEKASPVLLEPIMKVEVVTPEESMGDVIGDLNKRRGQVEGMESNRSGARVVKAKAPLSEMFGYVTALRTITSGRATSTMSFSHYAEVSSSIAKQVLEEVQGRVDLIK; this is translated from the coding sequence ATGGCAAATAATTTACATCTCGAACTTACAAGAAATATCGGTATCATGGCTCACATCGATGCCGGTAAGACTACGACTTCTGAACGTATCTTGTTCTATACCGGTCTTACTCACAAGATCGGTGAGGTACATGATGGCGCTGCTACCATGGACTGGATGGAACAGGAGCAGGAGCGTGGCATCACAATCACATCCGCTGCTACAACCACATTCTGGAAGTACGATAACAATAACTTCAAGATTAACTTGATCGATACTCCGGGGCACGTTGACTTTACCGTAGAGGTAGAGCGTTCGTTGCGTATCCTTGATGGTGCAGTAGCTGCTTTCTGTGCCGTGGGTGGTGTCGAGCCTCAGTCTGAGACTGTATGGCGTCAGGCTGATAAGTACAAGGTGCCTCGTATCGGTTATGTCAATAAGATGGACCGCTCGGGTGCTAACTTCTTTGAGGTGGTACGTCAGGTGAGAGAAATCTTGGGTGCCAACCCTTGTCCGATCCAAATCCCCGTAGGTGCAGAAGAAACATTCCAAGGGGTCGTCGACTTGGTAACCATGAAGGCTTGCCTATGGCTTGACGAAACAATGGGTGCTGACTATGTGATCAAGGATATCCCTGCCGAACTTCAAGCCGAAGCTGAAGAGTGGAGAGATAAGATGCTCGAAACTCTTGCAGAGGTCGATGAGACTTTGATGGAGAAGTACTTTGAGGATCCTTCTACGATCACTGAGGATGAAATCCGTGCTGCTATCCGTAAGGGTACCCTTAACATGGATATCAATCCAATGCTTTGTGGCTCTTCGTTTAAGAATAAGGGTGTGCAGAGTCTTCTTAATGCTGTCTGTGCTTATCTCCCCAGCCCATTTGATAACCCCGTCATCGAGGGTACCGATCCTGCAGATCCTGAAGTCATATTGACTCGCAAGGTTGAGCACGATGAACCACTATGTGCGCTTGCGTTCAAGATCGCAACTGACCCTTATGTCGGTCGTCTTTGCTTCTTCCGTGTGTACTCTGGTCACCTTGATGCGGGTTCGTATGTCTACAACTCTCGCTCAGGTAAGAAGGAGAGAATCTCTCGTCTCTTCCAGATGCACTCTAACAAGCAAAACCCTAAGGACTCTATCGAGACCGGTGATATCGGTGCCGGTGTCGGATTCAAGGATATCCGTACAGGTGATACATTGTGTGATGAAGCTCATCCTATCACCCTTGAATCTATGGACTTCCCTGATCCTGTGATTGGTATCGCTGTCGAACCTAAGACTCAGAAGGACCTTGATCGTCTCGGTATGGGCTTGGCTAAGCTTGCCGAAGAAGACCCTACATTTACAGTTCAGACCAATGAAGATACAGGTCAGACTGTCATCAGCGGTATGGGTGAGCTTCACCTCGAAATCATCATCGACCGTCTCAAGAGAGAATTTAAGGTTGAGTGTAATCAAGGTCGTCCTCAGGTCTCTTACAAGGAAGCCATCACTGCTCCTGTCGAACTTCGTGAGACTTATAAGAAGCAGACCGGTGGTCGTGGTAAGTTTGCGGACATGATTGTACGCGTCGAGCCTGCTGATGCAGACTTCGAAGGCGAATTGCAATTTGTCGATGAAGTCAAGGGTGGTAATATCCCTAAGGAATTCATCCCAAGTATTCAGAAGGGTTTCACGCGTGCTATGAAGAATGGTGTGCTTGCGGGTTATCCTCTTGATAAGCTCAAAGTAACAGTCATCGATGGTTCGTACCACCCTGTTGACTCTGACCAGTTGTCTTATGAGATCTGTGCGATCCAAGCATTCAAGAGCGCTTCTGAGAAGGCTTCTCCTGTCCTCCTTGAACCTATCATGAAGGTGGAAGTGGTCACTCCAGAAGAGAGCATGGGTGATGTGATCGGTGACCTTAACAAGAGACGTGGTCAGGTAGAGGGTATGGAAAGTAACCGTAGCGGTGCAAGAGTAGTGAAGGCTAAAGCTCCACTTTCTGAAATGTTCGGATATGTGACTGCGCTTCGTACCATCACTTCAGGTCGTGCTACATCTACTATGAGCTTCTCTCACTATGCTGAAGTCTCTTCTTCTATCGCTAAGCAGGTGCTCGAAGAAGTACAAGGCCGTGTGGATCTAATCAAGTAA
- the rpsG gene encoding 30S ribosomal protein S7: MRKAKPKKRQVLPDPVFGDVKVTKFVNHLMYDGKKNLSFEIFYTALDIVKGKLANEEKSALEIWKTALENITPQVEVKSRRIGGATFQVPTEIRPDRKESISMKNLILYARKRGGKTMADKLSAEIVDAYNNQGGAFKRKEDMHRMAEANRAFAHFRF, from the coding sequence ATGAGAAAAGCTAAACCTAAAAAGAGACAGGTCCTTCCTGATCCTGTATTTGGTGATGTAAAGGTGACAAAGTTTGTCAATCATCTTATGTATGATGGCAAGAAGAATCTTTCTTTCGAAATCTTTTACACTGCCCTTGATATCGTAAAGGGTAAGCTCGCCAACGAGGAAAAGTCTGCTTTGGAAATCTGGAAGACTGCACTCGAAAATATAACTCCTCAGGTCGAGGTCAAGAGCCGTCGTATCGGTGGGGCAACATTCCAAGTGCCTACTGAGATCCGTCCTGATCGTAAGGAGTCTATCTCAATGAAAAACCTTATCCTCTATGCTCGCAAGAGAGGCGGTAAGACTATGGCAGATAAGTTGTCAGCAGAGATTGTTGATGCTTATAACAATCAAGGTGGTGCGTTCAAGCGTAAGGAAGATATGCACCGTATGGCCGAAGCTAACCGTGCTTTTGCTCACTTTAGATTCTAA
- the rpsL gene encoding 30S ribosomal protein S12 has product MPTIQQLVRKGRQTIEEKGKSPALESCPQRRGVCVRVYTTTPKKPNSAMRKVARVRLTNGKEVNSYIPGEGHNLQEHSIVLVRGGRVKDLPGVRYHIVRGTLDTAGVNGRTQRRSKYGAKRPKPGAAAAPAKGKKK; this is encoded by the coding sequence ATGCCTACAATTCAACAATTAGTCAGAAAAGGAAGACAGACTATCGAAGAGAAGGGTAAGTCTCCAGCATTGGAAAGTTGCCCACAAAGACGTGGTGTCTGTGTGAGAGTTTATACAACTACTCCTAAGAAGCCTAACTCAGCTATGCGTAAGGTAGCCAGAGTGCGTCTTACTAACGGTAAAGAAGTAAACTCTTACATCCCTGGAGAAGGTCACAACTTGCAGGAGCACTCTATCGTTCTTGTTCGTGGTGGTCGTGTGAAGGACCTACCTGGTGTTCGCTATCACATCGTCCGTGGAACATTGGATACTGCAGGTGTGAACGGTCGTACACAACGTCGCTCTAAGTACGGAGCTAAGCGTCCTAAACCAGGAGCAGCAGCTGCACCGGCAAAGGGTAAGAAGAAGTAA
- a CDS encoding helix-turn-helix transcriptional regulator: protein MRGCFDVLASVSRVCYPSFYVVDYYRHNFFYVSDNPLFLGGKPGEEVMRLGYEYFLEQIHPEDYGVMIAVKKSAIQFLHGLPPETWTRYTLSLNIRMRDNYGGYIMTNHRWTPMRLSPDNHLWLSFCAVTLAVDSHSSDAYISSLHNDRRWIPRDGYEGWDMVDKVRLKSDEVHLIKLAAQGLTMDDMADRLNKSVDSIKKYRKALFKKLGVNSMNEAIVFAMTHQLL, encoded by the coding sequence ATGAGGGGGTGTTTCGATGTGTTGGCATCAGTCTCCAGAGTTTGTTATCCGTCGTTTTACGTTGTTGACTATTATCGGCACAACTTCTTTTATGTCTCGGATAATCCACTCTTTTTGGGAGGCAAGCCTGGTGAGGAAGTCATGCGATTGGGTTATGAGTATTTTCTTGAACAGATACACCCCGAAGATTATGGGGTTATGATCGCAGTCAAAAAGTCTGCGATTCAATTTCTTCACGGGCTTCCGCCTGAGACTTGGACACGCTATACTCTTTCGCTTAATATCCGGATGAGGGACAATTACGGTGGGTACATTATGACAAATCACCGATGGACGCCGATGCGACTTAGCCCGGACAATCACCTATGGCTTTCGTTTTGCGCAGTCACTCTTGCTGTGGATAGTCATTCTTCAGATGCTTATATTTCATCTTTACACAACGATCGGAGGTGGATCCCGAGAGACGGTTACGAAGGTTGGGATATGGTCGATAAGGTGAGGCTCAAATCCGACGAAGTCCATCTCATCAAGCTTGCAGCTCAGGGGTTAACTATGGATGATATGGCAGATCGGCTCAACAAATCTGTCGATAGTATCAAAAAATACCGTAAGGCTTTGTTCAAAAAACTTGGAGTTAATTCGATGAATGAAGCCATCGTTTTTGCCATGACCCATCAGCTTCTGTAA
- a CDS encoding glycosyltransferase family 2 protein: MMQSASPQISVILSVHNAESRLDKCLQSIFGQSFRDFEIIVVNDGSTDRALDICERYAEVDSRLRVISQSCQGRSAAYNAGIRVARGRYITVVDSYAWIDTEHFAILYGLVTRYHAEISVVECTKEDLPTLDFALTEGRITVYERSTALTALYRGKFLRDQFSGKLYHRSLFDEVQFPVGRYCEDIFVTCHLFARSVTIVRTDIPTYHYMQGSTLIPSFDADLYRYFADRNDGLAAKLSFLERHVDLFSDAEDAYKTSALSFYHLKRDFLKTAKRCTEQRSTLLSQIEANFKHALTNTSARRLGYLKYLDVLRVLYLT; the protein is encoded by the coding sequence ATGATGCAGTCAGCCTCTCCACAGATATCGGTCATCCTCTCGGTACACAATGCTGAGTCCCGTCTTGACAAGTGTCTGCAGTCCATCTTTGGTCAGTCTTTTCGTGATTTTGAAATCATTGTTGTCAATGATGGATCGACCGACAGAGCCTTAGATATTTGCGAACGTTACGCCGAGGTGGATTCACGTCTCCGCGTCATTTCCCAATCTTGCCAAGGACGATCTGCCGCATACAATGCCGGGATCCGGGTAGCACGAGGTCGCTATATCACAGTGGTCGACTCTTATGCTTGGATTGATACTGAGCACTTTGCTATTTTGTATGGCTTGGTCACGAGGTATCATGCCGAAATCTCTGTTGTTGAATGCACGAAAGAAGACTTGCCCACCCTCGACTTCGCTCTCACCGAAGGACGAATCACCGTCTACGAAAGGAGTACTGCTCTCACCGCTTTGTATCGGGGGAAGTTCCTTCGTGATCAGTTTTCGGGCAAACTTTATCATCGCTCCCTTTTTGACGAGGTGCAGTTTCCTGTTGGGCGATATTGTGAGGATATTTTTGTTACTTGTCACCTCTTTGCGCGTAGTGTTACCATTGTCCGCACGGATATCCCTACCTATCACTATATGCAAGGATCGACCCTTATCCCATCCTTTGATGCCGATCTATATCGGTATTTTGCCGATCGGAATGATGGGCTTGCTGCCAAACTTTCTTTTTTGGAGAGGCATGTTGATTTATTTTCTGACGCGGAAGATGCCTATAAGACTTCTGCGCTCAGCTTTTATCACCTTAAACGTGATTTTCTCAAAACGGCTAAGAGATGTACTGAGCAACGCTCCACACTCCTCAGTCAGATTGAAGCCAACTTTAAACACGCCTTGACAAATACATCAGCCCGACGTCTCGGTTATTTAAAATATCTTGATGTGTTGAGAGTCTTATATCTGACCTGA
- a CDS encoding glycosyltransferase family 2 protein — MSPIISVIIPAYNVAKHLNKCLDSVVSQTLRDIEIILIDDGSTDDTPRLCDEWAQKDERIRVVHQSNVGLAETRNRGVALATAPFVGFVDSDDWIEPDMYQRLYEAHLRYDADLVVCNFHMDFVEEGTTELMHHKPSGLYPKAEALFRLMMEKGLDCYSWNKLYRRSLFDGVIYPKGRWMEDHATTYKLYFNAERIAYIETPLYHYIRHGGSFTMSSSVLKEADYFQAILERRVFFLEHPFFSPREMALFRIKGAQRTISSIKVLDEITKPDEALDLKEEMTTFVRNTFSVCRKPSFWKRRTRLAVNLNKLYAYLRYWS, encoded by the coding sequence ATGAGCCCTATTATCAGTGTTATTATCCCAGCCTATAACGTTGCCAAACATCTCAATAAGTGTTTGGACTCTGTTGTCTCTCAGACATTGAGGGATATTGAGATCATATTGATCGACGATGGTTCCACGGATGATACACCTCGTCTCTGTGATGAATGGGCGCAGAAAGATGAACGCATCCGGGTTGTCCATCAGTCCAATGTCGGTCTTGCGGAGACCCGCAACAGAGGGGTTGCACTCGCTACCGCACCGTTTGTCGGCTTTGTCGATAGTGACGACTGGATCGAGCCCGATATGTATCAGCGTTTGTATGAAGCCCATCTTCGGTATGATGCCGATCTTGTCGTGTGTAATTTTCACATGGACTTTGTCGAAGAAGGGACTACCGAACTTATGCACCATAAGCCGAGTGGATTATACCCCAAAGCTGAGGCTCTTTTTCGTCTGATGATGGAGAAGGGGTTGGACTGTTATAGTTGGAACAAACTATATCGCCGCTCACTCTTTGACGGAGTCATTTATCCCAAAGGACGATGGATGGAGGATCATGCCACGACATATAAACTCTACTTCAACGCCGAGCGTATTGCTTACATTGAGACTCCGCTCTACCACTATATCCGTCATGGCGGAAGTTTCACGATGAGTTCAAGTGTGCTCAAGGAAGCCGATTACTTTCAGGCCATTCTCGAGCGCAGGGTCTTTTTCCTTGAGCACCCGTTCTTTTCTCCACGAGAGATGGCTCTCTTTCGGATCAAAGGTGCTCAGCGTACTATTTCTTCCATCAAGGTGCTTGACGAGATCACCAAGCCTGACGAAGCCCTTGATCTCAAGGAGGAGATGACAACATTTGTCCGAAATACCTTCTCCGTTTGTCGTAAACCTTCTTTTTGGAAGCGTCGTACACGTTTGGCCGTCAACCTCAATAAACTCTATGCTTATCTGAGATATTGGTCATAG
- a CDS encoding sugar-transfer associated ATP-grasp domain-containing protein, with translation MRKLLNKFVYKEKKRRRDRALKAYMSSQESIAPLTKEEEAKVKAMWGVFGLPFNTGWHRYFKHMSGSFDERCIPQDIWNLFEISLNTPAYRDALQHKVLCYKILPSEVFPTPLGAIVHGVALGNDLRPCSHDDLESNLANEGKVVMKVAGFTGGGKGVRLIDFSKMTKEELKAFVQKAIADNNDYIFQKVLKISEELKRFNPPSTNTVRVVTLNINGRATLASSFLRMATDDRLNDNAGAGGTMVAVHPDGQLHHFGVDNPMAERRLCSPTGLVFAETRLESYQRLVDRLLSLHEQIPYMGFIAWDGTIDEEGEIRVIELNLDSQEMECHQAFNGPLFGDRTQEVIDHVLKQKIKRVKVF, from the coding sequence ATGAGAAAGCTATTAAATAAATTTGTGTACAAAGAAAAGAAAAGGCGAAGAGACCGTGCTCTGAAGGCTTACATGAGTTCTCAGGAGTCAATCGCCCCTCTCACAAAAGAGGAGGAAGCAAAAGTCAAGGCCATGTGGGGCGTCTTCGGACTTCCGTTCAATACAGGATGGCACAGATATTTCAAACACATGAGTGGCTCCTTCGATGAACGATGCATACCACAAGATATCTGGAATCTCTTTGAGATAAGTCTCAACACACCTGCATATAGGGATGCACTACAGCACAAAGTACTGTGTTACAAGATACTCCCCAGCGAAGTCTTCCCAACCCCTCTTGGTGCAATCGTACATGGTGTCGCCTTGGGCAATGACCTTCGTCCATGCTCTCACGATGATCTCGAGAGCAACCTGGCAAATGAGGGGAAAGTCGTCATGAAGGTTGCCGGCTTCACAGGAGGTGGCAAGGGGGTTCGTCTCATCGACTTCAGCAAGATGACAAAAGAAGAGCTTAAAGCATTCGTGCAGAAAGCCATCGCTGACAATAATGACTACATCTTCCAAAAAGTACTGAAGATATCGGAGGAGCTCAAGCGTTTCAATCCCCCTTCGACGAATACCGTGCGCGTAGTGACACTCAACATAAATGGACGAGCGACACTCGCATCGTCATTCTTACGTATGGCAACAGACGACAGGCTCAATGACAATGCAGGGGCAGGAGGGACGATGGTTGCCGTACATCCCGATGGACAGCTCCATCACTTCGGGGTAGACAACCCTATGGCTGAGCGTCGTCTCTGCTCACCCACGGGATTGGTCTTTGCAGAGACTCGACTGGAAAGCTATCAACGCTTGGTCGATCGCCTCCTCTCACTACACGAACAGATCCCTTACATGGGCTTCATTGCATGGGATGGGACCATAGACGAGGAGGGCGAGATAAGGGTCATAGAGCTCAATCTGGACTCCCAAGAAATGGAGTGCCATCAGGCTTTCAACGGACCACTCTTCGGAGATCGTACACAAGAGGTCATAGACCATGTGCTAAAGCAAAAGATCAAGCGTGTAAAAGTCTTCTGA
- a CDS encoding D-alanine--D-alanine ligase → MNTGLPNIALIAGGYSGEMEVSLKSQKGILSFLEGAPFNVIPVLITRDEWVVLLEEGTERLQIDKNNFTFTTVAGQRIKFDYAYITIHGTPGEDGKLTGYFDMLDIPYSCCPTLTGALTANKYVCNRYLSSFGIRIAPSVRLQPTDHVRPIVLAVDPGLPAFVKPNDGGSSVATTKVTEIEGLAPAIALAFKEGAEVMVEHLIQGTEVTCGCYADAEGIHVLPVTEVVSHNEFFDFDAKYNGQVEEITPARISSEMTTRIQDLTREIYGHLNASGIIRVDFIIENDIPVLLEVNTTPGMTATSFIPQQIAAAGLNIGEVLTSIIRHQMELHKKKRQS, encoded by the coding sequence ATGAATACAGGTCTCCCCAATATAGCCCTCATCGCCGGAGGTTATTCGGGCGAAATGGAGGTATCACTGAAGAGTCAAAAGGGCATCCTATCTTTTTTGGAGGGTGCTCCGTTCAATGTCATCCCTGTCCTCATCACGAGGGACGAATGGGTCGTTTTGCTCGAAGAAGGGACCGAACGTCTCCAAATCGACAAAAACAACTTCACTTTCACGACCGTGGCAGGCCAGCGCATCAAGTTCGACTACGCATACATCACCATCCATGGCACGCCGGGTGAGGATGGCAAACTCACAGGCTACTTCGACATGCTCGACATCCCCTACTCTTGTTGTCCGACATTGACGGGAGCTTTGACTGCAAACAAGTACGTGTGTAATCGATACCTGAGTAGTTTTGGCATACGTATTGCACCATCGGTAAGGCTCCAACCTACTGACCATGTGCGACCTATCGTCCTTGCGGTAGATCCGGGATTGCCTGCGTTCGTGAAGCCAAACGATGGAGGATCGAGTGTGGCAACGACAAAGGTTACGGAAATCGAGGGACTTGCTCCTGCCATTGCGCTGGCATTCAAAGAAGGGGCAGAAGTGATGGTCGAACATCTGATCCAAGGTACAGAAGTCACCTGTGGCTGTTATGCCGATGCGGAGGGGATCCACGTGCTCCCGGTGACAGAGGTCGTGAGCCATAATGAGTTCTTCGACTTCGATGCGAAGTATAACGGCCAGGTCGAAGAGATTACCCCCGCACGTATATCTTCCGAAATGACGACCCGGATACAGGATCTCACAAGAGAGATCTATGGACATCTCAATGCTTCGGGCATCATCCGTGTGGACTTCATCATCGAGAATGACATACCTGTCCTACTTGAAGTAAACACCACACCGGGAATGACGGCAACGAGCTTCATTCCGCAGCAGATAGCGGCTGCAGGACTCAATATCGGAGAAGTCCTCACCTCCATCATCCGACATCAGATGGAGCTCCACAAGAAGAAAAGACAATCCTAA